In Grus americana isolate bGruAme1 chromosome 4, bGruAme1.mat, whole genome shotgun sequence, one genomic interval encodes:
- the LOC129206275 gene encoding uncharacterized protein LOC129206275 isoform X3, translated as MSVCTGMGRWTDRGAPATPGAVCVVRSPRKKPGCLRRGRCCCLPCTWPVLAGDSPACARPGTLRGTSQLQLGCGFRSSSWRAPACLQLQPTDDSGSFQLHLVCSFRSRSWTALDSFSSCLWTAPAGSGSSSFAASPSLFLAQLIFQPCLRLPSSACPDCTATGPAPGRLQCSFGPSSSEVLSQDQLVCSSSPWMALALLQLQVQLLDGSSSVLAPAHLWFPSQAQLVCSSSPWMTLDHFSSSWLWFQLVCSFRSSFSSVSVPARLLSSAVGLQLHLVPQLHSN; from the exons ATGTCTGTCTGCACAGGGATGGGCAGATGGACGGACAGAGGAGCCCCAGCCACGCCGGGAGCCGTGTGTGTGGTGCGGAGCCCCAGGAAGAAGCCGGGCTGCCTGCGCCGAGGCcgatgctgctgcctgccctgcacaTGGCCCGTcctggctggggacagccccGCCTGCGCCCGCCCGGGGACGCTGCGGGGAACCTCACAGCTCCAGCTCGGCTGCGGTTTCAG GTCCAGCTCATGGAGAGCTCCAGCGTGTTTGCAGCTCCAGCCCACGGATGACTCTGGCTCGTTTCAGCTCCACCTTGTTTGCAGCTTCAG GTCCAGGTCCTGGACGGCTCTGGACAGTTTCAGCTCCTGTTTGTGGACGGCTCCAGCTGGTTCTGGCTCCAGCTCATTTGCAGCTTCACCTTCATTGTTCCTGGCCCAGCTCATTTttcagccctgcctgcgcctgcccagctctgcctgcccggACTGCACAGCCACAG GTCCAGCTCCTGGACGGCTCCAGTGCAGTTTTGGCCCCAGCTCATCTGAGGTTCTGTCCCAGGACCAGCTCGTTTGCAGCTCCAGCCCATGGATGGCTCTGGCTCTTTTGCAGCTCCAG GTCCAGCTCCTGGACGGCTCCAGTTCAGTTCTGGCCCCAGCTCATTTGTGGTTCCCATCTCAGGCCCAGCTCGTTTGCAGCTCCAGCCCATGGATGACTCTTGATCATTTCAGCTCCAGTTGGTTGTGGTTCCAGCTCGTTTGCAGCTTCAG GTCCAGCTTCAGTTCAGTTTCGGTTCCAGCTCGTCTCCTCTCCAGTGCAGTTGGTCTCCAGCTCCATTTGGTGCCTCAGCTTCACTCCAACTGA
- the LOC129206275 gene encoding uncharacterized protein LOC129206275 isoform X2, with product MSVCTGMGRWTDRGAPATPGAVCVVRSPRKKPGCLRRGRCCCLPCTWPVLAGDSPACARPGTLRGTSQLQLGCGFRSSSWRAPACLQLQPTDDSGSFQLHLVCSFRSRSWTALDSFSSCLWTAPAGSGSSSFAASPSLFLAQLIFQPCLRLPSSACPDCTATGPAPGRLQCSFGPSSSEVLSQDQLVCSSSPWMALALLQLQVQLLDGSSSVLAPAHLWFPSQAQLVCSSSPWMTLDHFSSSWLWFQLVCSFRSSSSPLQCSWSPAPFGASASLQLIPSSGVSVPPAPAQ from the exons ATGTCTGTCTGCACAGGGATGGGCAGATGGACGGACAGAGGAGCCCCAGCCACGCCGGGAGCCGTGTGTGTGGTGCGGAGCCCCAGGAAGAAGCCGGGCTGCCTGCGCCGAGGCcgatgctgctgcctgccctgcacaTGGCCCGTcctggctggggacagccccGCCTGCGCCCGCCCGGGGACGCTGCGGGGAACCTCACAGCTCCAGCTCGGCTGCGGTTTCAG GTCCAGCTCATGGAGAGCTCCAGCGTGTTTGCAGCTCCAGCCCACGGATGACTCTGGCTCGTTTCAGCTCCACCTTGTTTGCAGCTTCAG GTCCAGGTCCTGGACGGCTCTGGACAGTTTCAGCTCCTGTTTGTGGACGGCTCCAGCTGGTTCTGGCTCCAGCTCATTTGCAGCTTCACCTTCATTGTTCCTGGCCCAGCTCATTTttcagccctgcctgcgcctgcccagctctgcctgcccggACTGCACAGCCACAG GTCCAGCTCCTGGACGGCTCCAGTGCAGTTTTGGCCCCAGCTCATCTGAGGTTCTGTCCCAGGACCAGCTCGTTTGCAGCTCCAGCCCATGGATGGCTCTGGCTCTTTTGCAGCTCCAG GTCCAGCTCCTGGACGGCTCCAGTTCAGTTCTGGCCCCAGCTCATTTGTGGTTCCCATCTCAGGCCCAGCTCGTTTGCAGCTCCAGCCCATGGATGACTCTTGATCATTTCAGCTCCAGTTGGTTGTGGTTCCAGCTCGTTTGCAGCTTCAGG TCCAGCTCGTCTCCTCTCCAGTGCAGTTGGTCTCCAGCTCCATTTGGTGCCTCAGCTTCACTCCAACTGATTCCCAGTTCCGGGGTGTCTGtgcctccagctccagcccagtAG
- the LOC129206275 gene encoding uncharacterized protein LOC129206275 isoform X1 produces MSVCTGMGRWTDRGAPATPGAVCVVRSPRKKPGCLRRGRCCCLPCTWPVLAGDSPACARPGTLRGTSQLQLGCGFRSSSWRAPACLQLQPTDDSGSFQLHLVCSFRSRSWTALDSFSSCLWTAPAGSGSSSFAASPSLFLAQLIFQPCLRLPSSACPDCTATGPAPGRLQCSFGPSSSEVLSQDQLVCSSSPWMALALLQLQVQLLDGSSSVLAPAHLWFPSQAQLVCSSSPWMTLDHFSSSWLWFQLQVQLQFSFGSSSSPLQCSWSPAPFGASASLQLIPSSGVSVPPAPAQ; encoded by the exons ATGTCTGTCTGCACAGGGATGGGCAGATGGACGGACAGAGGAGCCCCAGCCACGCCGGGAGCCGTGTGTGTGGTGCGGAGCCCCAGGAAGAAGCCGGGCTGCCTGCGCCGAGGCcgatgctgctgcctgccctgcacaTGGCCCGTcctggctggggacagccccGCCTGCGCCCGCCCGGGGACGCTGCGGGGAACCTCACAGCTCCAGCTCGGCTGCGGTTTCAG GTCCAGCTCATGGAGAGCTCCAGCGTGTTTGCAGCTCCAGCCCACGGATGACTCTGGCTCGTTTCAGCTCCACCTTGTTTGCAGCTTCAG GTCCAGGTCCTGGACGGCTCTGGACAGTTTCAGCTCCTGTTTGTGGACGGCTCCAGCTGGTTCTGGCTCCAGCTCATTTGCAGCTTCACCTTCATTGTTCCTGGCCCAGCTCATTTttcagccctgcctgcgcctgcccagctctgcctgcccggACTGCACAGCCACAG GTCCAGCTCCTGGACGGCTCCAGTGCAGTTTTGGCCCCAGCTCATCTGAGGTTCTGTCCCAGGACCAGCTCGTTTGCAGCTCCAGCCCATGGATGGCTCTGGCTCTTTTGCAGCTCCAG GTCCAGCTCCTGGACGGCTCCAGTTCAGTTCTGGCCCCAGCTCATTTGTGGTTCCCATCTCAGGCCCAGCTCGTTTGCAGCTCCAGCCCATGGATGACTCTTGATCATTTCAGCTCCAGTTGGTTGTGGTTCCAGC TTCAGGTCCAGCTTCAGTTCAGTTTCGGTTCCAGCTCGTCTCCTCTCCAGTGCAGTTGGTCTCCAGCTCCATTTGGTGCCTCAGCTTCACTCCAACTGATTCCCAGTTCCGGGGTGTCTGtgcctccagctccagcccagtAG